In Oryza sativa Japonica Group chromosome 3, ASM3414082v1, one DNA window encodes the following:
- the LOC4332522 gene encoding INCREASED PETAL GROWTH ANISOTROPY 1-like protein 1, producing the protein MMREGDACVALLRSKLHGLVERNRSLEEENKQLRHQVSRLKGQVSSLEGQDTDRKMLWKKLDNSSTGNSYLKEKQFVPNNDAKEAMDLNSTSCYSRQQFSRAPLVRSRAPRVPNPPPSPTYTQPIVNARKEGGMAPPPPPPPLPSRLLKSTKAVQRVPDVVELYRLLVRREGKNDAKSGSMGIPAATNSREMIGEIENKSAYVLAIKSDVENQSEFINFLAVEVKNAAYKEIADVEEFVKWLDGELSYLVDERAVLKHFPNWPEKKADTMREAAFTYRDLKNLESEASSFHDDRRVATPMALKRMQALQDKIEQGIHNTERARDSASGRYKDLKIPWEWMLDSGIISQLKMASLKLAREFMNRVVNALKSDPFTNDEELLLQGVRFAFRIHQLAGGFDEGCRKAFQELKMYASKSD; encoded by the exons ATGATGAGGGAGGGAGATGCATGTGTTGCACTTCTAAGAAGCAAGCTCCATGGCCTTGTCGAGAGGAACCGCAGTCTGGAAGAGGAGAACAAGCAATTGAGACATCAAGTCAGTCGTCTAAAAGGCCAAGTATCCTCCCTTGAAGGCCAGGATACTGATAGAAAGATGCTCTGGAAGAAGCTGGATAATTCTTCCACTGGCAACAGCTACCTCAAGGAAAAGCAGTTTGTTCCCAACAATGATGCAAAGGAAGCCATGGATCTCAACAGCACGTCGTGTTACAGCAGGCAGCAATTCTCCAGGGCACCTCTGGTGAGATCAAGAGCACCAAGGGTTCCAAATCCACCGCCAAGTCCAACCTACACCCAACCAATAGTAAATGCAAGAAAGGAAGGAGGCatggctcctcctccaccgccacctcccctaCCTTCCAGATTGCTGAAGAGCACTAAGGCAGTGCAAAGGGTGCCTGATGTAGTCGAGTTATACCGGTTATTGGTTAGAAGAGAAGGCAAAAATGATGCAAAGTCTGGATCCATGGGAATTCCGGCAGCTACTAATAGCCGAGAGATGATCGGGGAGATAGAGAACAAATCAGCTTATGTGTTAGCT ATTAAATCAGATGTAGAAAATCAGAGTGAATTCATTAACTTCCTGGCAGTGGAGGTAAAGAATGCGGCATACAAAGAAATAGCTGATGTTGAAGAGTTTGTGAAGTGGCTTGATGGGGAACTATCTTACCTTGTGGACGAAAGAGCAGTGCTCAAGCATTTCCCAAACTGGCCAGAGAAGAAAGCAGATACCATGAGAGAAGCAGCATTCACCTACCGAGATCTGAAGAATCTGGAATCAGAAGCATCGTCATTCCACGATGACAGGAGAGTTGCCACACCTATGGCTCTCAAGCGCATGCAAGCTCTGCAGGATAA AATTGAACAAGGTATTCATAATACTGAGCGAGCAAGGGACAGTGCAAGTGGAAGATACAAGGATCTTAAGATCCCGTGGGAATGGATGCTTGACTCTGGAATCATAAGCCAA CTAAAGATGGCTTCATTGAAGCTAGCAAGAGAATTCATGAACCGCGTTGTGAATGCACTGAAGTCCGACCCATTCACAAATGACGAAGAACTGCTTCTCCAAGGTGTCCGCTTTGCCTTCCGCATACATCAG CTTGCAGGTGGGTTTGATGAAGGTTGCCGGAAAGCATTCCAAGAACTGAAGATGTATGCAAGCAAGTCAGATTGA